One segment of Rosa chinensis cultivar Old Blush chromosome 6, RchiOBHm-V2, whole genome shotgun sequence DNA contains the following:
- the LOC112172704 gene encoding disease resistance-like protein DSC1 isoform X2: MASMNNQGASSSSATSDFFPYSWSYDVFLSFRGEDTRYGFTGHLHSALLRKGINTFIDNDLTRGDEIAQSLLKVIEESRISVIVFSENYASSKWCLDELVHIHHCNESKQQMVRPIFYKVDPADVRYQKGSYGEALAKHERRFPDNLEKVGGWRTALTRSANLSGWHYKEKEFVGRCFLENVGEKSESPEGLVQLLETLLFEILGGPNWKLTSVDKGINVIKQRLTNKRVLIVLDDVNKLDWLSKLAGATGLFGEGSRVILTTRYKGSLTRHGIKLVYEVKKLDHQQALELFSWHAFGKNEPPYEYVALASRAVDYVQCLPLALKVLGSHLGTLETADRWQATLDSYKSAPYKEIQKPFRICYDALEYEVKEVFLDIACFFNHKEKEFVLEILKDDDLDVVENYINVLIQSTLITVDRFKRILMHNLLEQMGKDIARQESVEPGECRRVWFHKDVFRILTENSGTHKIEGIMVKFPLPDEIPLNAKSFSGMRNLKYFINCNACLSGYVDYLPNSLKLIDWGRCELKSFPSNFQPKELIVLNMPYSRIAELGKAIVEHLTKVTSLNFDNCKFLKKVPNLSGIPNIKSLSLGQCTNLVEVDPTVGFLEKLVTLDLNRCSNLTKFPTRVCWKSLEDLILLDCKRLKKFPEIVDKMESLDIMQLGGTGIKELPSSIRYLTQVSYIGLDRCQNLTSLPSSIYELQHLDHLGLNHCPKLITLPSKATSEVSSSAESLPLALTYLSFEGCNLLSDIDLSVGLHCVSTLENLDLSESSFVSLPKGISKFVNLKSLKLCGCKRLRVILELPPFTRFIEVADCISLEAFSLLSEILENKDTQLVYKMDLSNCHRLIDNLGLDVAKIANVLLNEMEYSLFEILLPGNKVPKWFNYRKDVCVVVDEDKRDPICEILIEIPQHFVSLGAGLTLCAVFEITEKFGGYCNFGTIVEINELSMELYVDCVFKSSKVESAHVWLKYIPLAVDIKSKLNEKRPSMPYMCRVVFHQMHGKGLLYKSCGVHLAGMPRDGGDQDEDDDDDRHHEQEQQIEATNCPNDSLNYEDEDDDQLCSCFIWTRFLTCCSPEN; the protein is encoded by the exons ATGGCTTCTATGAACAACCAAGGAGCCTCCTCTTCTTCAGCTACTTCAGATTTCTTCCCTTACTCATGGTCATACGATGTCTTCCTGAGTTTTCGTGGCGAGGATACACGCTATGGTTTTACAGGCCACTTGCACAGTGCTCTGCTTCGAAAGGGAATCAACACCTTCATAGACAACGATCTTACAAGGGGAGACGAAATAGCACAGTCGCTTCTCAAAGTAATCGAAGAGTCAAGGATCTCCGTCATTGTATTCTCTGAAAACTATGCATCATCCAAGTGGTGCTTGGATGAGCTGGTTCACATTCATCACTGCAATGAATCAAAGCAACAAATGGTGAGGCCAATTTTCTACAAGGTGGATCCTGCTGATGTAAGATACCAGAAAGGCAGTTATGGTGAAGCATTGGCGAAGCACGAAAGGAGATTCCCAGATAACTTGGAAAAGGTGGGAGGATGGAGGACAGCACTTACAAGATCAGCAAATTTGTCTGGCTGGCATTACAAGGAGAAAGA ATTTGTAGGCAGATGTTTTTTGGAAAATGTTGGAGAGAAGTCAGAGTCACCTGAAGGCCTAGTTCAACTACTAGAGACTCTCCTTTTCGAGATTCTTGGAGGCCCAAACTGGAAGTTAACTAGTGTTGATAAAGGAATCAATGTTATAAAGCAAAGGCTGACAAATAAAAGGGTCCTCatagttcttgatgatgtgaataaATTGGATTGGCTAAGCAAATTAGCAGGAGCTACAGGTTTGTTTGGTgagggaagtagagtcattttaACGACAAGGTATAAGGGTTCACTAACTCGTCATGGAATTAAGTTAGTATACGAAGTCAAGAAGTTAGATCACCAACAGGCGCTTGAGCTTTTCAGTTGGCATGCCTTTGGGAAAAATGAACCTCCGTATGAGTATGTTGCACTTGCAAGTCGTGCAGTAGACTATGTTCAATGCCTTCCGCTAGCTCTGAAAGTTTTGGGTTCTCATCTGGGTACTCTTGAAACCGCAGATCGTTGGCAAGCTACATTGGATAGCTATAAAAGTGCCCCTTATAAAGAGATTCAGAAACCGTTCAGAATATGCTATGATGCATTGGAATATGAAgtgaaagaagttttcctaGACATCGCATGCTTCTTCAACCATAAGGAAAAAGAATTTGTGCTAGAAATACTGAAAGATGATGACCTTGACGTTGTTGAGAATTATATTAATGTACTCATACAAAGCACCCTCATAACTGTTGATCGGTTCAAGAGGATTTTGATGCATAATTTGCTAGAACAAATGGGTAAAGATATAGCTCGCCAAGAATCTGTTGAACCTGGAGAATGCAGGAGAGTTTGGTTTCACAAGGACGTGTTTCGTATTCTAACCGAAAATTCT GGAACCCATAAAATTGAAGGTATCATGGTAAAGTTTCCCCTACCAGATGAGATACCCTTGAATGCTAAAAGCTTCTCAGGCATGAGAAATCTCAAATATTTCATAAACTGTAATGCATGCCTTTCTGGATATGTGGATTATCTTCCCAATAGCTTGAAGTTGATTGACTGGGGAAGGTGTGAGCTGAAATCTTTCCCATCCAATTTTCAACCAAAGGAACTTATTGTGCTCAATATGCCTTACAGTCGCATTGCAGAGCTGGGAAAAGCAATAGTTGAG CATTTGACAAAGGTGACGTCTCTAAACTTTGACAACTGCAAATTCCTGAAAAAGGTCCCCAACTTATCTGGAATCCCAAACATCAAGTCCTTGAGTCTAGGTCAATGTACAAATTTAGTGGAGGTTGATCCTACTGTTGGATTTCTTGAAAAACTTGTTACATTGGACCTTAATCGATGCTCTAACCTGACAAAATTTCCAACAAGAGTTTGCTGGAAATCTCTTGAAGATTTAATTCTTCTTGATTGCAAAAGGCTTAAGAAGTTCCCAGAAATTGTGGACAAGATGGAATCCTTAGACATCATGCAATTGGGAGGTACTGGCATAAAAGAATTGCCATCATCAATTCGATATCTTACTCAAGTTTCCTATATAGGTCTGGATAGATGTCAAAACCTCACGAGTCTTCCCAGCAGTATTTATGAGTTGCAACATCTGGATCATCTTGGTCTTAACCACTGTCCGAAACTGATCACTCTTCCAAGTAAGGCAACCTCAGAAGTTTCATCTAGTGCAGAATCACTTCCTTTGGCGCTCACCTATTTATCTTTTGAAGGGTGCAATTTATTATCAGACATTGATTTATCTGTTGGTCTTCATTGCGTGTCCACGCTAGAGAATCTTGACTTATCAGAAAGCAGTTTTGTTAGTCTTCCCAAGGGCATTAGCAAATTTGTCAACTTGAAGTCACTTAAATTGTGTGGTTGCAAGAGGCTTCGAGTGATTTTAGAACTTCCACCATTTACAAGGTTCATAGAAGTGGCTGATTGCATATCATTGGAAGCATTTTCACTGTTGTCAGAGATACTGGAGAATAAAGACACACAACTTGTTTATAAGATGGACTTGTCTAATTGTCATAGACTTATTGATAATTTGGGCTTGGACGTGGCAAAAATCGCAAATGTATTACTGAATGAG ATGGAGTACTCTTTGTTTGAGATTTTACTTCCAGGAAATAAAGTTCCAAAGTGGTTTAACTATCGTAAGGATGTCTGCGTTGTTGTTGATGAAGATAAAAGGGATCCAATATGCGAAATATTGATTGAAATCCCTCAACATTTCGTATCATTGGGTGCAGGATTGACTCTATGTGCTGTTTTTGAAATCACAGAAAAGTTTGGTGGTTATTGTAATTTTGGCACGATCGTTGAGATTAATGAACTTTCCATGGAATTATATGTTGATTGTGTTTTCAAATCAAGTAAGGTAGAGTCAGCTCATGTGTGGCTAAAGTATATTCCATTAGCTGTTGACATCAAGTCgaagttgaatgaaaagaggcCATCAATGCCTTATATGTGTCGAGTTGTCTTTCACCAAATGCATGGCAAAGGGTTGCTGTATAAAAGCTGCGGGGTTCACCTGGCTGGTATGCCACGGGATGGTGGTGatcaagatgaagatgatgatgatgatcgtCATCATGAGCAAGAGCAACAAATTGAAGCAACAAATTGTCCAAATGACAGCCTCAattatgaagatgaagatgatgaccaGTTGTGTAGTTGCTTTATCTGGACACGCTTCTTGACATGCTGCTCCCCAGAAAATTAG
- the LOC112172704 gene encoding TMV resistance protein N isoform X1, with amino-acid sequence MASMNNQGASSSSATSDFFPYSWSYDVFLSFRGEDTRYGFTGHLHSALLRKGINTFIDNDLTRGDEIAQSLLKVIEESRISVIVFSENYASSKWCLDELVHIHHCNESKQQMVRPIFYKVDPADVRYQKGSYGEALAKHERRFPDNLEKVGGWRTALTRSANLSGWHYKEKEYESTFIDNIVEEISLQLLNQTYLDVAEYPIGIDSRVQDIDKLLSVSGNSRCIIGIWGSPGIGKTTIAKAVYNSIAHRFVGRCFLENVGEKSESPEGLVQLLETLLFEILGGPNWKLTSVDKGINVIKQRLTNKRVLIVLDDVNKLDWLSKLAGATGLFGEGSRVILTTRYKGSLTRHGIKLVYEVKKLDHQQALELFSWHAFGKNEPPYEYVALASRAVDYVQCLPLALKVLGSHLGTLETADRWQATLDSYKSAPYKEIQKPFRICYDALEYEVKEVFLDIACFFNHKEKEFVLEILKDDDLDVVENYINVLIQSTLITVDRFKRILMHNLLEQMGKDIARQESVEPGECRRVWFHKDVFRILTENSGTHKIEGIMVKFPLPDEIPLNAKSFSGMRNLKYFINCNACLSGYVDYLPNSLKLIDWGRCELKSFPSNFQPKELIVLNMPYSRIAELGKAIVEHLTKVTSLNFDNCKFLKKVPNLSGIPNIKSLSLGQCTNLVEVDPTVGFLEKLVTLDLNRCSNLTKFPTRVCWKSLEDLILLDCKRLKKFPEIVDKMESLDIMQLGGTGIKELPSSIRYLTQVSYIGLDRCQNLTSLPSSIYELQHLDHLGLNHCPKLITLPSKATSEVSSSAESLPLALTYLSFEGCNLLSDIDLSVGLHCVSTLENLDLSESSFVSLPKGISKFVNLKSLKLCGCKRLRVILELPPFTRFIEVADCISLEAFSLLSEILENKDTQLVYKMDLSNCHRLIDNLGLDVAKIANVLLNEMEYSLFEILLPGNKVPKWFNYRKDVCVVVDEDKRDPICEILIEIPQHFVSLGAGLTLCAVFEITEKFGGYCNFGTIVEINELSMELYVDCVFKSSKVESAHVWLKYIPLAVDIKSKLNEKRPSMPYMCRVVFHQMHGKGLLYKSCGVHLAGMPRDGGDQDEDDDDDRHHEQEQQIEATNCPNDSLNYEDEDDDQLCSCFIWTRFLTCCSPEN; translated from the exons ATGGCTTCTATGAACAACCAAGGAGCCTCCTCTTCTTCAGCTACTTCAGATTTCTTCCCTTACTCATGGTCATACGATGTCTTCCTGAGTTTTCGTGGCGAGGATACACGCTATGGTTTTACAGGCCACTTGCACAGTGCTCTGCTTCGAAAGGGAATCAACACCTTCATAGACAACGATCTTACAAGGGGAGACGAAATAGCACAGTCGCTTCTCAAAGTAATCGAAGAGTCAAGGATCTCCGTCATTGTATTCTCTGAAAACTATGCATCATCCAAGTGGTGCTTGGATGAGCTGGTTCACATTCATCACTGCAATGAATCAAAGCAACAAATGGTGAGGCCAATTTTCTACAAGGTGGATCCTGCTGATGTAAGATACCAGAAAGGCAGTTATGGTGAAGCATTGGCGAAGCACGAAAGGAGATTCCCAGATAACTTGGAAAAGGTGGGAGGATGGAGGACAGCACTTACAAGATCAGCAAATTTGTCTGGCTGGCATTACAAGGAGAAAGA ATATGAATCCACATTTATCGACAACATAGTTGAGGAGATCTCACTCCAATTACTCAATCAGACATATTTGGATGTGGCTGAGTATCCTATCGGAATAGATTCTCGTGTCCAGGATATTGATAAACTTTTAAGTGTTAGTGGAAATAGTCGTTGCATAATTGGGATATGGGGATCTCCTGGAATAGGAAAGACGACAATTGCCAAAGCTGTTTATAACTCAATTGCACATAGATTTGTAGGCAGATGTTTTTTGGAAAATGTTGGAGAGAAGTCAGAGTCACCTGAAGGCCTAGTTCAACTACTAGAGACTCTCCTTTTCGAGATTCTTGGAGGCCCAAACTGGAAGTTAACTAGTGTTGATAAAGGAATCAATGTTATAAAGCAAAGGCTGACAAATAAAAGGGTCCTCatagttcttgatgatgtgaataaATTGGATTGGCTAAGCAAATTAGCAGGAGCTACAGGTTTGTTTGGTgagggaagtagagtcattttaACGACAAGGTATAAGGGTTCACTAACTCGTCATGGAATTAAGTTAGTATACGAAGTCAAGAAGTTAGATCACCAACAGGCGCTTGAGCTTTTCAGTTGGCATGCCTTTGGGAAAAATGAACCTCCGTATGAGTATGTTGCACTTGCAAGTCGTGCAGTAGACTATGTTCAATGCCTTCCGCTAGCTCTGAAAGTTTTGGGTTCTCATCTGGGTACTCTTGAAACCGCAGATCGTTGGCAAGCTACATTGGATAGCTATAAAAGTGCCCCTTATAAAGAGATTCAGAAACCGTTCAGAATATGCTATGATGCATTGGAATATGAAgtgaaagaagttttcctaGACATCGCATGCTTCTTCAACCATAAGGAAAAAGAATTTGTGCTAGAAATACTGAAAGATGATGACCTTGACGTTGTTGAGAATTATATTAATGTACTCATACAAAGCACCCTCATAACTGTTGATCGGTTCAAGAGGATTTTGATGCATAATTTGCTAGAACAAATGGGTAAAGATATAGCTCGCCAAGAATCTGTTGAACCTGGAGAATGCAGGAGAGTTTGGTTTCACAAGGACGTGTTTCGTATTCTAACCGAAAATTCT GGAACCCATAAAATTGAAGGTATCATGGTAAAGTTTCCCCTACCAGATGAGATACCCTTGAATGCTAAAAGCTTCTCAGGCATGAGAAATCTCAAATATTTCATAAACTGTAATGCATGCCTTTCTGGATATGTGGATTATCTTCCCAATAGCTTGAAGTTGATTGACTGGGGAAGGTGTGAGCTGAAATCTTTCCCATCCAATTTTCAACCAAAGGAACTTATTGTGCTCAATATGCCTTACAGTCGCATTGCAGAGCTGGGAAAAGCAATAGTTGAG CATTTGACAAAGGTGACGTCTCTAAACTTTGACAACTGCAAATTCCTGAAAAAGGTCCCCAACTTATCTGGAATCCCAAACATCAAGTCCTTGAGTCTAGGTCAATGTACAAATTTAGTGGAGGTTGATCCTACTGTTGGATTTCTTGAAAAACTTGTTACATTGGACCTTAATCGATGCTCTAACCTGACAAAATTTCCAACAAGAGTTTGCTGGAAATCTCTTGAAGATTTAATTCTTCTTGATTGCAAAAGGCTTAAGAAGTTCCCAGAAATTGTGGACAAGATGGAATCCTTAGACATCATGCAATTGGGAGGTACTGGCATAAAAGAATTGCCATCATCAATTCGATATCTTACTCAAGTTTCCTATATAGGTCTGGATAGATGTCAAAACCTCACGAGTCTTCCCAGCAGTATTTATGAGTTGCAACATCTGGATCATCTTGGTCTTAACCACTGTCCGAAACTGATCACTCTTCCAAGTAAGGCAACCTCAGAAGTTTCATCTAGTGCAGAATCACTTCCTTTGGCGCTCACCTATTTATCTTTTGAAGGGTGCAATTTATTATCAGACATTGATTTATCTGTTGGTCTTCATTGCGTGTCCACGCTAGAGAATCTTGACTTATCAGAAAGCAGTTTTGTTAGTCTTCCCAAGGGCATTAGCAAATTTGTCAACTTGAAGTCACTTAAATTGTGTGGTTGCAAGAGGCTTCGAGTGATTTTAGAACTTCCACCATTTACAAGGTTCATAGAAGTGGCTGATTGCATATCATTGGAAGCATTTTCACTGTTGTCAGAGATACTGGAGAATAAAGACACACAACTTGTTTATAAGATGGACTTGTCTAATTGTCATAGACTTATTGATAATTTGGGCTTGGACGTGGCAAAAATCGCAAATGTATTACTGAATGAG ATGGAGTACTCTTTGTTTGAGATTTTACTTCCAGGAAATAAAGTTCCAAAGTGGTTTAACTATCGTAAGGATGTCTGCGTTGTTGTTGATGAAGATAAAAGGGATCCAATATGCGAAATATTGATTGAAATCCCTCAACATTTCGTATCATTGGGTGCAGGATTGACTCTATGTGCTGTTTTTGAAATCACAGAAAAGTTTGGTGGTTATTGTAATTTTGGCACGATCGTTGAGATTAATGAACTTTCCATGGAATTATATGTTGATTGTGTTTTCAAATCAAGTAAGGTAGAGTCAGCTCATGTGTGGCTAAAGTATATTCCATTAGCTGTTGACATCAAGTCgaagttgaatgaaaagaggcCATCAATGCCTTATATGTGTCGAGTTGTCTTTCACCAAATGCATGGCAAAGGGTTGCTGTATAAAAGCTGCGGGGTTCACCTGGCTGGTATGCCACGGGATGGTGGTGatcaagatgaagatgatgatgatgatcgtCATCATGAGCAAGAGCAACAAATTGAAGCAACAAATTGTCCAAATGACAGCCTCAattatgaagatgaagatgatgaccaGTTGTGTAGTTGCTTTATCTGGACACGCTTCTTGACATGCTGCTCCCCAGAAAATTAG
- the LOC112173264 gene encoding bifunctional dihydrofolate reductase-thymidylate synthase isoform X1: MAGEVVTANGNGNGNGNTQLNPQRTYQVVVAATREMGIGKDGKLPWKLPSDLKFFKDVTVTTSDPGKKNAIIMGRKTWESIPPEHRPLPGRLNVVLTRSGSFDIATAENVVICGSMTSALELLAASPYCLSIDKVFLIGGGQILREALNGPGCDAIHITEIETNIECDTFIPAIDSTVFQPWYSSFPKVENSIRYSFTTYVRVRSSEVGSLCENNDLNCNSRSDSIKCEVKKFSFLPKMIFEKHEEYMYLNLVQDILSDGTSKDDRTGTGTLSKFGCQMRFNLRRSFPLLTTKKVFWRGVVEELLWFLSGSTNAKVLQEKGIRIWDGNASRDYLDSIGLTGREEGDLGPVYGFQWRHFGARYTDMHADYTGQGFDQLLDVIDKIKNNPDDRRIILSAWNPSDLKLMALPPCHMFAQFYVAKGELSCQMYQRSADMGLGVPFNIASYALLTCMIAHVCGMHSLGSSLLVFDLVPGDFVHVLGDAHIYRTHIRPLQEQLQKLPKPLPILKINPDKKNIDSFVAADFELIGYNPHEKIEMKMAV; this comes from the exons ATGGCTGGTGAAGTAGTGACCGCAAATGGAAATGGCAATGGCAATGGAAACACCCAGCTGAATCCACAGAGGACTTACCAAGTTGTTGTGGCTGCAACTCGAGAAATGGGTATTGGAAAGGATGGGAAACTACCTTGGAAACTTCCTTCTGATCTCAAGTTCTTTAAGGATGTCACTGTAACCACATCAGATCCCGGAAAAAAGAATGCAATTATAATGGGCAGAAAAACATGGGAGAGCATTCCCCCTGAGCATCGGCCTCTACCTGGACGCCTTAATGTTGTTCTGACTCGTTCTGGGAGTTTTGATATTGCTACTGCAGAGAATGTCGTCATATGTGGGAGCATGACCTCTGCTCTGGAGCTGTTAGCTGCTTCTCCTTACTGTCTGTCAATTGACAAAGTGTTTCTCATAGGAGGTGGCCAGATATTGAG GGAAGCTCTCAATGGGCCTGGTTGTGATGCAATTCACATTACAGAAATAGAGACCAACATTGAATGTGATACTTTTATCCCTGCAATTGATTCCACTGTATTTCAGCCATGGTATTCATCTTTTCCCAAGGTGGAGAATAGCATTCGTTATTCCTTCACGACTTATGTGCGTGTGAGGAGTTCTGAAGTTGGATCCCTTTGTGAAAACAATGATCTGAACTGTAATAGTAGGTCGGATTCCATTAAGTGTGAGGTAAAGAAGTTCTCTTTCCTCCCCAAGATGATTTTCGAGAAACATGAGGAGTACATGTATCTAAATCTGGTTCAAGATATACTCTCAGATGGTACTTCTAAGGATGATAGGACTGGGACTGGTACTTTATCAAAATTTGGTTGCCAG ATGAGGTTCAATCTGCGCAGAAGTTTTCCTCTTCTAACTACCAAG AAAGTATTTTGGCGAGGGGTTGTTGAAGAACTTCTGTGGTTCCTCAGTGGTTCAACCAATGCCAAG GTCCTTCAGGAGAAAGGCATCCGCATATGGGATGGAAATGCATCTAGAGACTACCTTGATAG CATTGGTTTAACTGGCAGGGAGGAGGGCGACTTAGGACCAGTATATGGGTTCCAGTGGCGACACTTTGGTGCCAG GTATACTGACATGCATGCTGACTACACTGGCCAAGGATTTGACCAGTTGTTAGATGTTATTGACAAGATCAAAAATAATCCTGATGATCGACGGATTATTCTTTCAGCTTGGAATCCTTCTGATCTGAAATTGATGGCACTTCCACCTTGTCACATGTTTGCTCAG TTCTATGTTGCAAAAGGAGAGTTATCATGCCAAATGTATCAGCGTTCTGCTGACATGGGCCTGGGCGTGCCATTTAACATAGCGTCATATGCGCTTCTGACATGCATGATTGCCCATGTCTGTGGTATGCATTCTCTAGGAAGCTCCTTATTAGTATTTG ATCTTGTTCCAGGTGATTTCGTTCACGTTTTAGGGGATGCTCATATTTACCGCACTCACATCAGGCCTCTGCAGGAGCAACTTCAGAAACTGCCCAAGCCTCTTCCA ATTTTGAAGATCAATCCCGATAAAAAGAATATAGATTCATTTGTGGCAGCTGATTTCGAACTCATAGGTTATAATCCTCATGAGAAGATAGAAATGAAAATGGCTGTGTGA
- the LOC112173264 gene encoding bifunctional dihydrofolate reductase-thymidylate synthase isoform X2, whose protein sequence is MAGEVVTANGNGNGNGNTQLNPQRTYQVVVAATREMGIGKDGKLPWKLPSDLKFFKDVTVTTSDPGKKNAIIMGRKTWESIPPEHRPLPGRLNVVLTRSGSFDIATAENVVICGSMTSALELLAASPYCLSIDKVFLIGGGQILREALNGPGCDAIHITEIETNIECDTFIPAIDSTVFQPWYSSFPKVENSIRYSFTTYVRVRSSEVGSLCENNDLNCNSRSDSIKCEVKKFSFLPKMIFEKHEEYMYLNLVQDILSDGTSKDDRTGTGTLSKFGCQMRFNLRRSFPLLTTKKVFWRGVVEELLWFLSGSTNAKVLQEKGIRIWDGNASRDYLDSIGLTGREEGDLGPVYGFQWRHFGARYTDMHADYTGQGFDQLLDVIDKIKNNPDDRRIILSAWNPSDLKLMALPPCHMFAQFYVAKGELSCQMYQRSADMGLGVPFNIASYALLTCMIAHVCDLVPGDFVHVLGDAHIYRTHIRPLQEQLQKLPKPLPILKINPDKKNIDSFVAADFELIGYNPHEKIEMKMAV, encoded by the exons ATGGCTGGTGAAGTAGTGACCGCAAATGGAAATGGCAATGGCAATGGAAACACCCAGCTGAATCCACAGAGGACTTACCAAGTTGTTGTGGCTGCAACTCGAGAAATGGGTATTGGAAAGGATGGGAAACTACCTTGGAAACTTCCTTCTGATCTCAAGTTCTTTAAGGATGTCACTGTAACCACATCAGATCCCGGAAAAAAGAATGCAATTATAATGGGCAGAAAAACATGGGAGAGCATTCCCCCTGAGCATCGGCCTCTACCTGGACGCCTTAATGTTGTTCTGACTCGTTCTGGGAGTTTTGATATTGCTACTGCAGAGAATGTCGTCATATGTGGGAGCATGACCTCTGCTCTGGAGCTGTTAGCTGCTTCTCCTTACTGTCTGTCAATTGACAAAGTGTTTCTCATAGGAGGTGGCCAGATATTGAG GGAAGCTCTCAATGGGCCTGGTTGTGATGCAATTCACATTACAGAAATAGAGACCAACATTGAATGTGATACTTTTATCCCTGCAATTGATTCCACTGTATTTCAGCCATGGTATTCATCTTTTCCCAAGGTGGAGAATAGCATTCGTTATTCCTTCACGACTTATGTGCGTGTGAGGAGTTCTGAAGTTGGATCCCTTTGTGAAAACAATGATCTGAACTGTAATAGTAGGTCGGATTCCATTAAGTGTGAGGTAAAGAAGTTCTCTTTCCTCCCCAAGATGATTTTCGAGAAACATGAGGAGTACATGTATCTAAATCTGGTTCAAGATATACTCTCAGATGGTACTTCTAAGGATGATAGGACTGGGACTGGTACTTTATCAAAATTTGGTTGCCAG ATGAGGTTCAATCTGCGCAGAAGTTTTCCTCTTCTAACTACCAAG AAAGTATTTTGGCGAGGGGTTGTTGAAGAACTTCTGTGGTTCCTCAGTGGTTCAACCAATGCCAAG GTCCTTCAGGAGAAAGGCATCCGCATATGGGATGGAAATGCATCTAGAGACTACCTTGATAG CATTGGTTTAACTGGCAGGGAGGAGGGCGACTTAGGACCAGTATATGGGTTCCAGTGGCGACACTTTGGTGCCAG GTATACTGACATGCATGCTGACTACACTGGCCAAGGATTTGACCAGTTGTTAGATGTTATTGACAAGATCAAAAATAATCCTGATGATCGACGGATTATTCTTTCAGCTTGGAATCCTTCTGATCTGAAATTGATGGCACTTCCACCTTGTCACATGTTTGCTCAG TTCTATGTTGCAAAAGGAGAGTTATCATGCCAAATGTATCAGCGTTCTGCTGACATGGGCCTGGGCGTGCCATTTAACATAGCGTCATATGCGCTTCTGACATGCATGATTGCCCATGTCTGTG ATCTTGTTCCAGGTGATTTCGTTCACGTTTTAGGGGATGCTCATATTTACCGCACTCACATCAGGCCTCTGCAGGAGCAACTTCAGAAACTGCCCAAGCCTCTTCCA ATTTTGAAGATCAATCCCGATAAAAAGAATATAGATTCATTTGTGGCAGCTGATTTCGAACTCATAGGTTATAATCCTCATGAGAAGATAGAAATGAAAATGGCTGTGTGA